The Clostridium sp. AWRP genome has a window encoding:
- a CDS encoding hydroxyacid dehydrogenase, whose protein sequence is MSYRVLITENIYEEGKEYLRSHGYELKMASDISENVLVEEVKDCDAILVRMANITEKIMKSGTKLKVVSKFGVGVDNIDVEAASSLGIRVTNSPESNKNSVAEYTMGLILLLAKKLLIYDRELRDGNFQIRKSFGMDLEGKTLGIIGVGSIGELVALKASKGFGMRVIGFKRNITSNQMDSIKLTGDLDYVLKNSDFVSLHVPLTGKTKGMIGKRELSLMKARAFLINTARGEVVDEDALLEALSQNKIAGAAIDVFKGEKPSKDNPIFKLENVIVTPHTAAHTEEAGIRMSVHPAIGIDEVLSGREPSWPVN, encoded by the coding sequence ATGAGTTATAGAGTTTTGATTACGGAAAATATATATGAAGAAGGCAAGGAGTATCTTAGAAGTCATGGTTATGAATTAAAGATGGCTTCTGATATTTCAGAAAATGTTTTGGTAGAGGAAGTAAAGGACTGTGATGCAATATTAGTTAGAATGGCAAACATTACTGAAAAAATTATGAAATCAGGAACAAAGTTGAAAGTCGTATCTAAGTTTGGTGTTGGAGTAGATAATATAGATGTTGAAGCTGCATCAAGTCTTGGAATAAGAGTCACCAATTCTCCTGAATCCAATAAGAACAGTGTGGCTGAGTATACTATGGGCCTTATACTATTACTTGCCAAAAAATTACTTATTTATGATAGAGAACTTAGAGATGGAAATTTTCAAATAAGAAAAAGTTTTGGAATGGATCTTGAAGGTAAAACCCTTGGAATTATAGGAGTTGGAAGTATAGGAGAGCTTGTTGCTTTAAAGGCTTCAAAGGGATTTGGCATGAGAGTTATAGGATTCAAGCGAAATATAACTTCAAATCAAATGGATAGTATAAAACTTACTGGAGATTTAGATTATGTACTTAAAAATTCTGATTTTGTAAGCTTACATGTTCCACTTACGGGGAAAACAAAGGGTATGATAGGAAAAAGGGAGCTGTCTCTTATGAAAGCTAGAGCTTTTCTTATAAATACGGCGCGGGGAGAAGTCGTTGATGAAGATGCCCTTCTGGAAGCACTTTCGCAAAATAAAATTGCTGGAGCTGCCATTGATGTATTTAAAGGAGAAAAACCATCTAAAGATAATCCTATTTTTAAACTTGAAAATGTAATTGTAACGCCTCATACTGCAGCACATACAGAAGAGGCAGGTATAAGAATGTCTGTTCATCCGGCAATTGGCATAGATGAAGTGTTAAGTGGAAGAGAGCCTTCCTGGCCGGTGAATTAG
- a CDS encoding Fic family protein, producing MIKEIDKKKKILDSKRPFDKTTIKNLKEYFDVELTYNSNAIEGNTLTITETKVILEDGITIGKGKTLREHLEVINHKEAMDYIEDIVDKNIDITESVIKNLHYIILKTINNENAGRYRNVNVLISGSKHRPPEHFLVPQEMEDLIKWYDESKNKLHPIKLAAEFHHKFTFIHPFIDGNGRCGRLLMNLILMRCGYPITVIRMEDRNEYMSALEKASVENNLEDFIGIVAAAVNRSLDTYLYILK from the coding sequence ATGATTAAAGAGATAGATAAAAAGAAAAAAATACTTGATAGTAAAAGACCATTTGATAAAACTACTATTAAAAATTTGAAAGAGTATTTTGATGTGGAACTTACATATAATTCAAATGCTATTGAAGGAAATACCCTTACAATTACGGAAACTAAAGTTATTTTGGAAGATGGAATCACTATTGGAAAAGGAAAAACTCTTAGAGAACATCTTGAAGTTATTAATCACAAAGAAGCTATGGACTACATTGAAGATATAGTTGATAAAAATATAGATATTACTGAAAGTGTTATAAAAAACTTACATTACATTATTCTTAAAACTATAAACAATGAAAATGCAGGAAGATACAGAAATGTGAATGTACTCATAAGCGGCAGCAAACATAGACCTCCAGAGCATTTCTTAGTTCCACAAGAAATGGAAGACTTAATTAAGTGGTATGACGAAAGTAAAAATAAATTGCATCCTATAAAGCTTGCAGCAGAGTTTCATCATAAATTTACTTTTATACATCCTTTCATAGATGGAAATGGCAGGTGTGGAAGATTACTTATGAATTTAATCCTTATGAGATGTGGATATCCAATCACTGTTATAAGAATGGAAGACAGAAATGAATATATGAGTGCCCTTGAAAAAGCAAGTGTTGAAAATAATTTGGAGGATTTCATAGGTATTGTTGCTGCAGCAGTAAATAGAAGTCTAGATACGTATTTGTATATTTTAAAATAA
- a CDS encoding acyl-CoA thioester hydrolase/BAAT C-terminal domain-containing protein, with amino-acid sequence MKEYRTKEIYGDFYENEGKPLVVIITGSVPGLPPVSEKLMDYLIPNYNVLRLAYYGVGELSESLEAVPLEYFINATNFIKENYKVADNKVIFIGSSKGGEAAILLTQYMESAITIACVASCYVFQGLPKNLYSMSQVPPKSSWSFNNEELPYIKFEFNEDDIEDTKNQYFCRIHEKSIEKNFNQEALINIDNYKGKLFLLSSENDRYWPSKKMSNMLAQNSKNKNNIIHVCLNLEGHGFLTYDESVNEIINFLNANR; translated from the coding sequence ATGAAAGAATATAGAACTAAAGAAATTTATGGCGATTTTTATGAAAATGAAGGAAAACCGTTAGTTGTTATTATAACAGGAAGTGTACCCGGACTTCCACCTGTAAGTGAAAAATTAATGGATTATTTAATACCTAATTATAATGTTTTACGATTAGCATATTATGGCGTTGGTGAACTTTCTGAATCTTTGGAAGCTGTTCCATTGGAGTACTTTATAAATGCTACTAATTTTATTAAAGAAAATTATAAAGTAGCTGATAATAAGGTGATTTTTATTGGATCCTCTAAAGGTGGAGAAGCCGCAATATTATTAACCCAATATATGGAGTCAGCAATTACTATTGCTTGTGTAGCTAGCTGTTATGTATTTCAAGGTTTACCAAAGAATCTTTACAGCATGTCACAGGTACCACCTAAATCTTCATGGTCTTTTAATAATGAGGAGCTGCCATACATCAAGTTTGAATTTAATGAAGATGATATTGAAGATACAAAGAATCAATATTTTTGTAGAATTCATGAAAAATCTATAGAGAAAAATTTTAATCAAGAGGCATTGATAAATATTGATAACTATAAAGGAAAGCTATTTCTTCTTTCTTCAGAAAATGACAGATACTGGCCAAGTAAAAAAATGAGTAATATGCTAGCACAAAATAGCAAGAACAAAAATAATATAATTCATGTTTGCTTAAATTTAGAGGGGCATGGTTTTTTGACTTATGATGAGTCAGTTAATGAAATAATTAACTTTTTAAATGCAAATAGATAG
- a CDS encoding DUF3788 family protein, which translates to MMYKSIVERFFDKSTTPTSLQIDNLLGRNAVCRLIKFESFLKNNYVIIRELKFPFGNNYGWGYKYTCKSKLLCYVFFEKDSFTVTITIGKSELKRLYQELDNMLPKTKDLWKNRYPCGDGGWMHYRIENDSELLDVEKLICIKKKPKQK; encoded by the coding sequence ATGATGTATAAAAGTATAGTTGAGAGATTTTTTGATAAAAGTACAACGCCTACATCTTTGCAAATAGATAATCTTTTAGGAAGAAACGCTGTTTGCAGATTAATTAAATTTGAAAGCTTTTTAAAAAATAATTATGTTATAATACGAGAATTAAAGTTCCCATTTGGCAACAATTATGGTTGGGGATACAAGTATACCTGTAAAAGTAAGCTTTTATGTTATGTATTTTTTGAAAAAGACTCATTCACTGTCACAATAACAATAGGTAAAAGTGAGTTAAAGAGACTGTACCAAGAGTTAGACAATATGCTTCCTAAAACAAAAGATTTATGGAAAAACCGTTATCCTTGTGGTGATGGGGGTTGGATGCATTATCGGATAGAAAATGATAGTGAATTGTTAGATGTTGAAAAACTTATTTGCATTAAGAAAAAGCCAAAACAGAAATAA
- a CDS encoding helix-turn-helix domain-containing protein: MQIDRLKQIGCDRIYEEKVSGIKRERPELNKMLDQIRTGDVIINAARARGKKGGRPKVNDKDIKLAIKMYSSKNYSISEIMKATGVSKTTLYRYINNK; this comes from the coding sequence ATGCAAATAGATAGGTTGAAACAGATAGGTTGCGATAGAATCTATGAAGAAAAGGTGTCTGGTATAAAAAGGGAGCGTCCTGAACTTAATAAGATGTTAGATCAAATTCGTACTGGTGATGTAATAATAAATGCAGCACGTGCAAGAGGGAAAAAAGGAGGACGTCCAAAGGTAAATGATAAAGATATTAAGCTGGCAATTAAAATGTATAGTAGCAAGAACTACAGCATTTCTGAAATTATGAAAGCAACTGGTGTTAGCAAAACTACTCTTTATCGATATATTAATAATAAATAG
- a CDS encoding LysR family transcriptional regulator, which produces MKIQYFKYFLEICNCKSISKSAKNLYISQQALSSAIKNLENDLGASLFIRNQSGVVLTPYGESFKKHATQIILQMESITKDFEQIRKKEKHVLNIAISFGVISALPDKYIENFKLLHPNIILNITEYQDIPCEEAILNEHEDIGFSIAPIDETSFDSQTILKNKMCILVSTDNPLSQNDEIDFHHLKNEQFLLLNSNFKLRHNFIKKCREAGFEPKIYLETMELILIHNFSRLNKGIGVGVHFIGMDVADVKAIPFNTPDCTWEVCLITKKNRPLTPAIKCFLNYVNNQKYHII; this is translated from the coding sequence TTGAAAATTCAATATTTTAAATATTTCTTAGAAATTTGTAATTGTAAATCTATCTCCAAATCAGCAAAAAATCTCTATATCTCTCAACAAGCCTTAAGTTCAGCTATAAAAAATTTAGAAAACGATTTAGGTGCTTCTCTATTTATTCGTAATCAATCCGGGGTAGTTCTAACACCTTATGGAGAAAGCTTTAAAAAACATGCAACTCAAATTATATTACAGATGGAATCAATCACTAAGGATTTTGAACAAATTCGAAAAAAAGAAAAACATGTCTTAAATATAGCAATATCTTTTGGTGTTATTAGTGCACTTCCAGACAAATATATTGAAAACTTTAAATTACTACATCCAAATATTATTTTAAATATCACTGAATACCAAGACATTCCCTGCGAAGAAGCTATACTTAATGAGCATGAAGATATTGGCTTCAGCATTGCACCAATTGATGAAACATCTTTTGATTCTCAAACTATTTTAAAGAATAAAATGTGTATTCTTGTAAGTACAGATAATCCATTATCACAAAATGATGAAATAGATTTTCATCATTTAAAAAATGAACAGTTCTTACTATTAAATAGTAATTTTAAATTAAGACACAATTTCATTAAGAAATGTAGAGAAGCTGGTTTTGAGCCAAAAATCTACTTAGAAACTATGGAATTGATTCTAATACATAATTTTAGTAGATTGAACAAAGGTATTGGTGTAGGTGTTCACTTTATAGGCATGGATGTAGCAGATGTAAAAGCTATTCCATTTAACACGCCGGATTGTACATGGGAAGTATGTCTAATAACCAAAAAGAACCGTCCACTTACACCTGCTATAAAATGCTTTTTGAACTATGTGAATAACCAAAAATATCATATTATATAA
- a CDS encoding FAD-dependent oxidoreductase: MNITKYPHVFQPLKFGNTTLKNRLEFTPMVSCLSNAEGEVTEEAVEFIGMQARSGVSQVIIGDTQVDWERAVCFYGELNVHHDKYMTGLSLLVEEAHRYGAKLSIELAHAGRGGVPSMNVKPGFAPSYLPTPGRMQDLKVMDRADMDYVINQFKDCASRVKRAGFDAIFIHSGHNNLLGQFLSRSSNLRTDEYGGSMENRMRFPLEIIKGIREVVGSDFPLEMRVSGDEMTGPDGIHIEETIAYLKEAQKYINMAHISCGNVFVEPGVKYSVPLYLQERMQNVKYAEAVKKAVDIPVSVVGNIFTLEEAEEIIASGKADVVGMCRSLMADPDLIKKSVNGESEDIRPCLRCMDGCGKIFNGFPVRCAVNPVVGREFKYKDIQPAKIKKKVMVIGGGPAGMQATQTLIKRGHDVTLYEKSDQLGGLLLDAGAVSFKNLMRDYTKWNVDTTMKSGAKIRLNTEVTKELVEQDKPDAVIIATGSTYIRPNIKGIDKENVKMLRDVENGNVNIGKNVIICGGGLSGIEGAVGLAREGKEVTVIDMIPAEKFCESMFGITRKALFDEVEESKVKLVGSSKIIEFLDNGVVIEDQEGNRKIMEADSIVIALGLKSQNKLAEEIMPILPVDTYIVGDADKVGTVRKANKNAFDIAVEI; this comes from the coding sequence ATGAACATCACTAAATATCCACATGTATTTCAACCATTGAAATTTGGAAATACAACATTAAAAAATCGATTAGAATTTACACCAATGGTTAGTTGCTTATCTAATGCTGAAGGGGAAGTAACAGAAGAAGCTGTTGAATTTATTGGAATGCAAGCACGTTCAGGTGTATCACAGGTAATAATTGGAGATACACAAGTAGATTGGGAGAGAGCTGTATGTTTTTATGGTGAATTAAATGTACATCATGATAAATATATGACAGGACTTTCATTGTTGGTGGAAGAGGCACACAGATATGGAGCGAAACTTTCTATTGAGTTAGCTCATGCTGGGCGTGGTGGTGTTCCTTCTATGAATGTAAAACCAGGATTTGCACCTTCGTATCTGCCTACGCCAGGTCGTATGCAAGATTTAAAAGTTATGGATCGTGCTGATATGGATTATGTTATTAATCAATTTAAAGATTGTGCAAGCAGAGTTAAACGTGCTGGTTTTGATGCTATTTTTATTCATAGTGGTCATAATAATTTATTAGGACAATTTTTATCACGTTCTAGTAATTTGCGTACAGATGAATATGGTGGCAGCATGGAAAATCGTATGCGTTTTCCATTAGAGATTATAAAAGGTATTAGAGAAGTAGTAGGATCTGATTTCCCATTAGAAATGCGTGTTAGTGGAGATGAGATGACAGGACCTGATGGTATTCATATTGAAGAAACAATTGCTTATTTAAAAGAGGCACAAAAATATATCAATATGGCACATATTTCTTGTGGAAATGTGTTTGTTGAACCAGGTGTTAAATATTCTGTACCTTTATATCTGCAAGAACGTATGCAAAATGTAAAATATGCAGAAGCTGTTAAAAAAGCAGTTGATATTCCAGTATCTGTAGTTGGAAATATCTTTACTTTAGAAGAGGCAGAAGAAATTATTGCATCAGGTAAGGCCGATGTTGTTGGTATGTGTCGTTCACTTATGGCAGATCCAGATTTGATTAAAAAATCTGTAAACGGTGAAAGTGAAGACATTCGTCCTTGCTTACGATGTATGGATGGTTGTGGTAAAATATTCAATGGTTTTCCAGTACGTTGTGCTGTAAATCCAGTTGTAGGTCGTGAGTTTAAGTACAAGGACATTCAACCGGCAAAAATCAAGAAAAAAGTAATGGTAATTGGTGGAGGACCAGCAGGTATGCAGGCAACTCAAACATTAATTAAGAGAGGACATGATGTTACTTTATATGAGAAATCAGATCAATTGGGTGGTTTACTATTAGATGCAGGTGCAGTGTCCTTTAAAAATTTAATGAGAGATTATACTAAATGGAATGTAGATACGACTATGAAATCTGGAGCAAAAATTAGGCTTAATACTGAAGTGACTAAGGAATTAGTAGAGCAAGATAAGCCAGATGCAGTCATTATTGCAACGGGTTCGACATATATTCGTCCTAATATTAAGGGAATCGATAAAGAAAATGTCAAAATGCTAAGAGATGTGGAAAATGGCAATGTAAACATTGGGAAAAATGTTATTATATGTGGTGGAGGCCTTTCTGGAATTGAAGGCGCTGTAGGACTTGCTAGAGAAGGAAAAGAAGTTACAGTAATTGATATGATTCCAGCAGAAAAATTCTGTGAAAGTATGTTTGGAATTACAAGAAAAGCATTATTTGATGAAGTAGAAGAAAGTAAAGTTAAATTAGTTGGAAGCAGTAAAATAATTGAATTCTTAGATAATGGTGTTGTTATAGAAGACCAAGAAGGCAATAGAAAAATTATGGAAGCGGATTCAATTGTTATTGCTTTAGGTTTGAAATCACAGAATAAATTAGCAGAAGAAATCATGCCCATTTTACCAGTAGACACATATATTGTCGGAGATGCTGATAAAGTAGGAACAGTACGTAAGGCAAACAAGAATGCATTTGATATAGCAGTAGAAATATAA
- a CDS encoding effector binding domain-containing protein: MKKREGFHICGYLVETSLKTCEKDLSNLWNDFNIKKEDLFNVFGYRNDFYGLMWSTENQKYCYLIGIEVNYIDKTPIGAYCKYIPGTNYAVAYVPPAMSAVEAWTEYYEKILPEAGYIPNSKHGMNFEYYPNGSKETYELWTPIIER, encoded by the coding sequence ATGAAAAAACGAGAGGGTTTCCATATATGTGGATATTTAGTAGAAACAAGTTTGAAAACCTGTGAAAAAGACTTATCTAACCTTTGGAATGATTTTAATATCAAAAAAGAGGATCTATTTAATGTATTTGGCTATAGAAATGATTTCTATGGACTAATGTGGTCTACAGAAAATCAAAAATATTGTTATCTTATTGGTATTGAAGTTAATTACATAGATAAAACCCCCATAGGAGCTTATTGCAAGTATATCCCTGGTACAAACTATGCTGTAGCTTATGTACCACCAGCTATGTCTGCTGTAGAAGCATGGACAGAATATTATGAGAAAATTCTTCCTGAAGCTGGATACATTCCTAACTCTAAACATGGTATGAATTTTGAATATTATCCTAATGGGAGCAAAGAAACTTATGAATTGTGGACACCTATAATAGAGAGGTGA